From Fusarium verticillioides 7600 supercont3.30 genomic scaffold, whole genome shotgun sequence, a single genomic window includes:
- a CDS encoding peroxisomal multifunctional beta-oxidation protein, with protein sequence MNLRYDGQVVVVTGAGSGLGKAYAKFFATRGASVVVNDLGTSVRGDAQGSKTADVVGDGGKAVADHHSFEDGAAIVETAISSFGRIDVLINNAGILRDVSFKNMTDADWDSVQNIHMRGAYKTTQAAWVHFRKQKFGRVILTSSAAGLYGNFGQCNYAAAKSGLIGLGETPAKEGLKYNILTNIVAPVAASRMTATVMPPDLLQHLTPYCVVPLVALLTHHSNTSENGSIFEVGAGHVSKIRWERSKGCILRCDETLTPGAVLEKWNEIDDFTIPDYPSTTANLEDLRFDGRVAVVTGGGAGLGRAYCIGLAKLGASVVVNDWKDPHRVVNEIMSFGGVAVPDNHSVEDGDAVIDTAIRAFGRIDILINNAGILRDKAFQNMTDKMWDDVNNVHLRATYKCARAAYPFMVKQKYGRIVNTTSTSATYGNYGQANYAAANNIVVNCYSPSAGTDLTKGVLPEEVVRSRKPEYVAAIVLLLSSDKVPGDARGKIFEAGCGWHAVTRYQRSDGYDFPVDRPLTPELVLEKWSEIVSFTPGKASTPTDAGDTRRRIMANVARFGKASPDNQKWLDAIRMAKKAKPQLTEMSFTDRDIILYNISIGASVSQLPWVFEKHPGFEVIPSYGVIPGTTATRPFHLKDLVPNFSYKKLLHGEHYLKIHKYPIPTAGTFVSESKLIDILDKGKAAVAIIGTTTRAVVVWFYPDTLGKPLEEIGSVFGDADMVALVPQRDGSKSDSGNNFE encoded by the exons ATGAATCTGCGATACGATGGACAGGTGGTGGTCGTTACTGGGGCTGGCTCTGGGCTGGGTAAAGCCTATGCCAAGTTCTTTGCCACCAGAGGCGCCAGTGTGGTCGTGAACGACCTTGGAACGTCTGTAAGAGGCGACGCTCAGGGTTCCAAG ACCGCAGATGTAGTTGGGGATGGTGGCAAAGCGGTGGCGGATCACCACTCATTCGAAGACGGAGCCGCTATAGTTGAAACGGCAATTTCATCCTTCGGTCGTATCgatgttctcatcaacaacgctggAATCTTGCGTGATGTGAGCTTCAAAAACATGACAGATGCCGACTGGGACTCGGTTCAGAACATTCATATGAGAGGTGCGTACAAGACGACACAGGCCGCATGGGTTCATTTCCGCAAACAAAAGTTTGGCAGAGTCATTTTGACCtcatctgctgctggtctGTATGGCAACTTTGGGCAGTGTAACTATGCTGCGGCCAAGTCCGGCTTGATCGGCCTCGGCGAGACTCCAGCCAAGGAGGGACTGAAATacaacatcttgacaaaTATCGTGGCTCCGGTCGCCGCTAGTCGCATGACAGCCACGGTGATGCCACCGGATCTACTTCAGCATCTTACACCATACTGCGTAGTGCCGCTGGTTGCACTCCTAACTCACCACAGCAACACATCCGAGAATGGTTCCATTTTCGAGGTCGGTGCAGGACATGTTTCAAAGATCCGATGGGAAAGGTCGAAAGGATGCATTCTTAGGTGTGATGAGACCTTGACTCCTGGCgctgttcttgagaaatGGAACGAGATTGACGACTTTACAATTCCTGACTATCCTTCCACCACTGCCAACTTG GAGGATTTGCGATTTGATGGAAGAGTTGCCGTCGTCACTGGTGGAGGCGCTGG ACTCGGTAGAGCATATTGCATCGGACTAGCCAAGCTTGGGGCCTCTGTTGTCGTAAATGATTGGAAGGATCCTCACAGAGTTGTGAACGAAATCATGTCGTTTGGAGGAGTGGCTGTCCCAGACAATCACTCGGTAGAAGACGGTGATGCTGTCATCGATACAGCGATCCGTGCTTTTGGAAGAATCGACATATTGATCAACAACGCGGGCATCCTACGAGATAAAGCGTTCCAGAATATGACCGACAAGATGTGGGACGACGTGAACAATGTTCATCTCCGTGCGACCTACAAGTGCGCCCGAGCAGCATACCCCTTCATGGTGAAGCAGAAGTACGGCCGAATTGTGAACACAACGAGTACGAGTGCAACCTACGGGAATTATGGACAGGCAAACTATGCTGCAGCA AACAATATTGTAGTGAATTGCTACTCACCATCAGCCGGTACCGACCTTACAAAGGGAGTTCTCCCCGAGGAGGTAGTCAGATCTCGCAAGCCAGAATATGTAGCGGCGATCGTGCTGCTTCTCTCATCAGATAAGGTTCCCGGTGACGCTAGAGGCAAGATATTCGAGGCTGGCTGTGGCTGGCACGCAGTGACGAGATATCAGCGATCAGATGGCTACGACTTCCCAGTTGACAGGCCTCTTACGCCGGAACTtgtgcttgagaagtggaGCGAAATTGTTTCATTCACCCCTGGCAAGGCATCCACACCTACCGATGCTGGGGATACTCGCCGGCGTATCATGGCAAACGTTGCTAGATTCGGGAAGGCCTCGCCGGACAACCAGAAGTGGCTCGATGCTATCAGAATGGCAAAGAAAGCGAAGCCTCAGCTGACTGAGATGAGCTTTACTGACAGAGATATCATTCTGTACAACATTTCCATCGGCGCCAGCGTATCTCAGCTACCCTGGGTATTCGAAAAGCATCCTGGCTTCGAGGTCATCCCTTCTTACGGTGTGATTCCAGGCACAACCGCAACTAGACCATTCCATCTGAAGGATCTGGTGCCCAACTTCTCATACAAGAAGCTTTTACATGGGGAGCACTATCTTAAGATCCACAAGTACCCCATTCCCACTGCGGGGACCTTTGTATCAGAGAGCAAACTCATTGACATTCTGGATAAGGGTAAAGCTGCGGTAGCTATTATAGGCACCACGACTCGTGCGGTTGTTGTATGGTTTTATCCTGATACTCTGGGAAAACCCCTTGAAGAAATTGGGAGTGTCTTTGGAGATGCAGATATGGTTGCTCTGGTTCCTCAGCGAGATGGGTCAAAGTCGGACAGCGGAAATAATTTTGAGTGA
- a CDS encoding phosphonopyruvate decarboxylase (At least one base has a quality score < 10), with amino-acid sequence MTTIDPRLFYEQALVNNGITHAFGVPDSCLKGFLAYLYATKKSPEQIVTASEGAAAALAAGYYLSTQSLAVAYMQNSGLANALNPLQSLAAKEVFGIPMLLMVGWRGRPGEHDEPEHLLAGPRTLETLESQGFPYEILPDTLEETKAAVGRLVKAAKEGSTPVALVIPNHRFAAYKPEHEASNGVWHPAVTNLTKHLVRPEGWRSSEGQPPLSREHSIRIILKRLYPEDVTVSSVGGNSREIYMVRKENKEDLSRAFLSIGAMGHTYPLAFGVQIGHHKGRVVCVEGDGSFLMHVGNVAVLAAQASDKLIHVVIHNGIHCSTGNQPVPISTNNLLSLCGSLPYKQKFFVDSAEGLIQAFEWADKTALIVVVVNQDVSKDLPRPSEHPFELRDAFISHFTR; translated from the coding sequence ATGACTACCATTGATCCTCGTTTGTTCTACGAGCAGGCGCTCGTCAATAATGGGATCACTCATGCATTTGGTGTCCCTGACTCCTGTTTGAAGGGATTCCTAGCATATCTATATGCAACCAAAAAGTCGCCAGAACAGATCGTCACAGCCAGTGAAGGTGCTGCTGCCGCGCTGGCTGCAGGTTACTATCTGTCAACTCAGAGTCTCGCCGTGGCATACATGCAGAACTCGGGTCTTGCGAATGCTTTGAACCCTCTACAGTCCCTGGCTGCCAAAGAAGTGTTTGGGATTCCAATGCTTCTTATGGTCGGCTGGCGTGGACGTCCAGGAGAGCATGACGAGCCGGAGCATCTCTTGGCTGGCCCTCGCACCTTGGAGACTCTGGAGTCGCAGGGGTTTCCTTATGAGATCCTACCAGAcactcttgaagaaaccaAGGCTGCAGTAGGAAGACTTGTCAAAGCAGCCAAGGAGGGGAGCACTCCGGTCGCTCTTGTCATCCCCAACCACAGATTTGCTGCATACAAGCCAGAGCATGAAGCCAGTAATGGTGTTTGGCACCCAGCTGTCACAAACCTCACCAAACATTTAGTCAGGCCTGAAGGTTGGCGTTCATCCGAGGGCCAACCTCCTCTGTCGCGAGAACACTCTATCAGAatcattctcaagagacTCTACCCAGAAGATGTCACTGTATCCTCTGTTGGGGGTAATTCTCGTGAGATCTACATGGTTcgaaaagagaacaaagaggaCCTGTCGCGTGCATTCCTATCCATCGGAGCCATGGGCCACACATACCCTCTCGCCTTTGGCGTTCAGATTGGTCACCACAAAGGTCGTGTCGTTTGTGTTGAAGGCGATGGTTCCTTCTTGATGCACGTGGGCAATGTGGCCGTTCTGGCTGCCCAAGCCTCGGACAAGCTGATACACGTTGTGATCCATAATGGCATTCATTGCTCAACTGGGAATCAGCCTGTTCCGATCAGCACCAACAACCTTCTTTCACTTTGCGGAAGTTTGCCTTATAAGCAGAAATTCTTTGTAGATAGTGCTGAAGGTCTTATTCAGGCATTTGAATGGGCTGACAAGACTGCTCtgattgttgttgtcgtcaaCCAGGACGTCTCAAAGGATTTGCCGCGACCCTCAGAGCACCCATTTGAATTGCGTGATGCGTTTATCTCCCATTTTACTAGATAG